One Aegilops tauschii subsp. strangulata cultivar AL8/78 chromosome 7, Aet v6.0, whole genome shotgun sequence genomic window carries:
- the LOC109764671 gene encoding transcription factor MYB92 yields MGRSPCCNGEAGVKKGPWTPEEDKLLVDYIQEKGHGSWRRLPKLAGLNRCGKSCRLRWTNYLRPDIKRGRFTDDEEKLIIHLHSLLGNKWSSIATKLPGRTDNEIKNYWNTHLRKKLLGMGIDPVTHRPRTDLSLLAGLPGLLAAASNFGGSGVATAAWDINALKLQVDAAKFQLLQGLVRALTTAAGPAPAPGMDNLMALLALSNGGLHGGADQNMLQQCQWNEMNNLPALTSSAPTSGMHNISGMLDGFSAGDGLSSTELGDHDGASGSNVTIYPMVADDQECKNNGGGGMSCEQTPASSPFDGLESLNLMDDLNTDGGWKDLLEQISWLNSSEL; encoded by the exons ATGGGGCGGTCGCCGTGCTGCAACGGGGAGGCGGGCGTGAAGAAGGGCCCGTGGACGCCCGAGGAGGACAAGCTGCTGGTGGACTACATCCAGGAGAAGGGCCACGGCAGCTGGCGCCGCCTGCCCAAGCTCGCCGGCCTTAACCGCTGTGGCAAGAGCTGCCGCCTCCGCTGGACTAACTACCTCCGCCCCGACATCAAGCGCGGACGCTTCACCGACGACGAGGAGAAGCTCATCATCCACCTCCACTCCCTCCTCGGCAACAA GTGGTCGTCGATTGCTACGAAGCTGCCAGGGAGGACGGACAACGAGATCAAGAACTACTGGAACACACACCTGCGCAAGAAGCTCCTCGGCATGGGCATCGACCCCGTCACGCACCGCCCGCGCACCGACCTCAGCCTGCTCGCCGGGCTCCCGGGCCTCCTCGCGGCAGCCAGTAACTTCGGCGGCTCCGGTGTGGCCACGGCCGCCTGGGACATTAACGCGCTCAAGCTCCAGGTGGACGCCGCCAAGTTCCAGCTGCTACAGGGACTCGTGCGCGCGCTCACCACCGCGGCGGGTCCCGCGCCCGCGCCGGGCATGGACAACCTCATGGCGCTCCTCGCCCTCAGCAACGGCGGGCTACACGGCGGAGCCGACCAGAACATGCTCCAGCAGTGCCAGTGGAACGAGATGAACAACCTGCCGGCGCTGACCAGCTCAGCGCCAACGAGCGGCATGCACAACATCAGCGGCATGTTGGACGGCTTCAGCGCCGGCGACGGGCTGAGCTCAACGGAGCTTGGGGACCACGACGGGGCGAGCGGGAGCAACGTGACCATTTATCCAATGGTAGCCGACGACCAGGAGTGCAAGAACAATGGCGGCGGCGGCATGTCGTGCGAGCAGACGCCGGCGTCGAGCCCTTTCGACGGGCTAGAGAGCCTGAACCTGATGGACGACCTCAACACGGATGGTGGTTGGAAGGATTTGCTAGA GCAAATTTCATGGCTGAATTCAAGTGAGCTGTGA